The following proteins come from a genomic window of Paenibacillus wynnii:
- a CDS encoding DUF5345 family protein, with translation MNNEDKKLPDPLLEKLKLGLDRLDNVYSDLNPPSLSALTLRIKAEAINRRNRERKEMLLFWLLSLCLMGSCLILLLEAPLFYLVIQGAVPAAALVIAAVIRLTRKGQGAAE, from the coding sequence ATGAATAATGAGGATAAGAAGCTGCCAGATCCCCTGCTGGAGAAGCTAAAGTTAGGGCTTGATCGTCTGGATAACGTTTATTCAGATCTTAATCCTCCTTCTCTAAGCGCACTCACCTTGCGAATAAAGGCTGAGGCGATCAATCGCCGTAACCGAGAGCGTAAAGAAATGCTGCTCTTTTGGCTGCTGTCCCTATGTCTAATGGGTTCCTGCCTGATTTTACTGCTGGAAGCTCCATTGTTTTATCTGGTGATTCAAGGAGCCGTACCGGCGGCAGCACTCGTCATTGCCGCTGTAATTCGCCTAACCCGGAAAGGACAAGGTGCGGCAGAATGA
- the sigY gene encoding RNA polymerase sigma factor SigY produces MIQCDQRIIKKAQQGNAEALAELLRDHYTFLHKYLLKVTLDPSLAEDICQDTMLRSMEKITSYNGASSFSSWLITIATRLYIDRIRRSKREKEWNLRQEQGIRTIRWQFESRNEEWSDVLDAISRLPLPQRMAVLLKHYYGYGYEEIGAMLQIPEGTVKSRVAYGLRQLRKELGEDE; encoded by the coding sequence ATGATTCAATGTGATCAGAGAATAATTAAGAAGGCTCAACAGGGTAATGCTGAAGCATTAGCGGAACTGCTCCGGGACCATTACACCTTCCTGCACAAATATTTGCTCAAGGTTACGTTGGACCCTTCTCTCGCAGAAGATATATGTCAGGATACGATGTTAAGGAGCATGGAGAAGATTACTTCATATAACGGAGCCTCCTCTTTTTCCTCTTGGTTGATAACCATCGCCACCCGATTGTACATAGACCGAATAAGGCGAAGTAAACGGGAAAAGGAATGGAATCTTAGACAGGAGCAAGGTATCCGGACCATTCGTTGGCAGTTCGAAAGCCGTAATGAGGAGTGGAGTGATGTGCTGGATGCTATATCCCGCCTGCCCTTACCCCAGAGGATGGCTGTTCTACTGAAGCATTATTATGGCTATGGATATGAAGAGATAGGAGCTATGCTGCAAATTCCGGAGGGGACGGTTAAATCTAGAGTAGCTTACGGGCTAAGACAATTGCGAAAGGAGCTTGGTGAAGATGAATAA